In Streptomyces sp. Li-HN-5-11, the sequence ATCGGCCGCAAGCCGCTGGCGATCATCGGTTCGGTCGGTATGGTCGTCGGCCTCGCCCTGGAGGCCTGGGCGTTCTCCTACCACCTGGTCGACGGCAAGCTGCCGAGCACGCAGGGCTGGGTCGCCCTGATCGCCGCCCATGTCTTCGTGCTCTTCTTCGCCCTCTCCTGGGGTGTGGTCGTCTGGGTCTTCCTCGGCGAGATGTTCCCCAACAGGATCCGCGCCGCCGCCCTGGGCGTGGCCGCCTCCGCCCAGTGGATCGCCAACTGGGCCATCACGGCGAGCTTCCCGTCGCTGTCCGACTGGAACCTGTCCGCGACCTACGTGATCTACACGGCCTTCGCCGCGCTCTCCATCCCGTTCGTCCTGAAGTACGTCAAGGAGACGAAGGGCAAGGCGCTGGAGGAGATGGGCTGAGCCTCGTCACGAGGCCCCCGGTCCCGAGGAGGGGGGTCAAGTCCCCGCTGCCCTCTCCTCGTACCCGTCCGCCGCCCCCGGTCCGGCCACTGCCCGGACCGGGGGCGGCGGCGCCGTTCGTCCCCGGTCACCTTGCGGGCGCTCTCCGCGGGCGACGTCGCCGAGACGGGAGCGCAGCACAGCGACCTCACGCTGGAACCCGGGCACGTCACCGGGCTCGACACGGAGGTCCTGGCCGGCCGGCACGGGCAGGAAGCGGGCACCCAGCGAGCGCACGAACTCCGATCCCCACACGGTCGTACGCCAGGACTCGAAGCCGCCGGACTGGTACACGCCGTCCGGCACGTCGAGTATCCGCATGTCCCCGTCCGGCTCCCTGACGAACACCTCCACCAGCAGGCTCATGCGCCCAGTGCAGCACAGCCGGGCCCTGCCTGCCCCGCACTTCTGCCCCCAGGTCAGCCGCCCAGTGCCGGAACCACCCGCTCCGCGAACAGCCGCAGGCTCCGCCACCCCTCCTCCACCGGCATCCCGCCCGCCAGCGGATGCAGGACGAGGTTGTCGAGCCCCTGCCCGACGCACTCATCGGGTGTGAGGACGCGGTAGACGCCCTCGGCGCGCAGCTGCTCGACCGTCGTCGCGGCCGACTTCACCGCCGAGCGGATGCCGCCGGACTGCCAGGAGGCGTAGGTGCGCGCCTCGTGCAGGAAGTGCTTCCCGTACTCCGCCCACGTCCGGTCCGGGTCCTCGGCGATGTGCAGCAGCGGCGTCTCGGCGGCGGGCATCATGGTCCAGCCCTCGGTGCCGTACTCGATCAGCCGCTCCTTGTAGTACGCCTCCAGCTCCGGCAGGTGCGCGCTCGGGAAGAACGGCAGCCCGAGGCGGGCGGCCCGGCGGGCGGCCGCCTTCGAGGAACCGCCGACCAGCAGCAGCGGGTGCGGGTCCGAGTACGGGCGCGGGGTGACCCGTACCGTACGGCCCCGGAACGCGAACGGCTCACCCGTCCAGGCCTTCAGCACCGTCTCCAGCAGCTCGTCCTGGAGCCGGCCGCGCCGCTTCCACTCCACGTCGAACAGGGCGTACTCCTCGGGCCGGTACCCGATTCCCGCGACCGTCACCAGCCGCCCGCCGCTGAGCAGGTCCAGCACGGCGATGTCCTCGGCCAGCCGCAGCGGGTCGTGCAGCGGGCCGATCACCGCCGAGACGGTGACCGCGAGGTGCCGGGTCGCGCCGAGGACGGCTCCCGCGAAGGTGAACGGCGACGGCAGCCAGTTGTTCGCGGCCCCGTGGTGTTCCTCCGTCTGCACGGTGGTGATGCCGCGGTCGTCGGCGTAGGCCGCCATCTCCACAGCTGCCCGGTAGCGGGCGCCGAGCGAGGCAGGGGTGGCGCCGGGTTCCACGAGGTTGAAACGGACGACCGTGACGGCCATGCTGCGTCCCCCTTCACCGGCGGGTGGGGCTCCGACGAACGGGGACCGTAGCTGATGGGGCGTCAGATATCCATGGCCGTGACGCCCGCGCTTCCCGCCGTCGCGAGCCGGACCGCGAGCCGGCCGGTCCGAGGGCACGCGGCCCTGATCGGAAGCGACTGAAGGTGCAGGAGGTCGCGCATACTGGCCTTGTTATGGAAACCATCATCCTTGCTGTAGTCATCGCCGTGGTCGTGCTCGGCGCGCTCGGCGGGCTCATCGTCGGCAGCCGGCGGAGAAAGCCGCTGCCCCCGCCGCCGCCCTCGGCGCCCGACATCACCGCCCCTCCGGCCGAGCCGCACGTCGGCGACGAGGCCGAGACGCCGCGCGAAGAGCCGCGACGGACGATAGAGGAGGTGGACCTGCCCGACGGCTCGGCCCCGGTCGCGGTGGAGGAGCCGCCCTTCGTCGAGGAGCTCCCGGCACCCCCGATCGAGGTCCCCGAGCCCACCGCCGGCCGTCTGGTCCGGCTGCGCGCCCGTCTCTCCCGCTCGCAGAACGCCCTGGGCAAGGGCCTGCTCGCGCTCCTGTCCCGCGAGCACCTCGACGAGGACACCTGGGAGGAGGTCGAGGACATCCTGCTGACCGCCGACGTCGGCGTGCAGCCCACCCAGGAGCTGGTCGAGCGGCTGCGCGAGCGTGTCCGCGTGCTCGGCACCCGCACCCCTCAGGAGCTGCGCACGCTGCTGCGCGAGGAGCTGGTCACGCTGGTCGGCCCCGACCTCGACCGCACCGTGCGGACCGAGCCGGAGACCAGCAAGCCGGGCATCGTGATGGTCGTCGGCGTCAACGGCACCGGCAAGACCACCACCACCGGCAAGCTCGCCCGGGTGCTCGTCGCCGACGGCCGCAGTGTGGTGCTCGGCGCCGCCGACACCTTCCGTGCCGCCGCGGCCGACCAGCTGCAGACCTGGGGCGAGCGGGTCGGCGCCCACACCGTGCGCGGACCGGAAGGCGGCGACCCCGCCTCGGTCGCCTTCGACGCGGTGAAGGAGGGCAAGGAGATGGGCGCCGACGTGGTGCTCATCGACACCGCCGGCCGCCTGCACACCAAGACCGGCCTCATGGACGAGCTCGGCAAGGTCAAGCGCGTGGTCGAGAAGCAGGCCCCGCTGGACGAGGTGCTGCTCGTGCTCGACGCGACCACCGGCCAGAACGGTCTCGTCCAGGCCCGCGTCTTCGCCGAGGTCGTCGACATCACCGGCATCGTGCTGACCAAGCTGGACGGTACGGCGAAGGGCGGCATCGTGGTCGCCGTCCAGCGCGAGCTGGGTGTGCCGGTCAAGCTGGTCGGACTCGGCGAGGGCGCGGACGACCTCGCGCCGTTCGAGCCGGAGGCGTTCGTCGACGCGCTGGTCGGAGACTGACCGCGGTCGCGGACCGGCCGCCCGCGGATGCCCGCATGGGCGAGAAGCGCCCGCTCCCCGCTGGGGACGGGCGCTTCGCCGTGTGCGCTCCGGGCGGAGAATCCAGCCGGGTTCTACACCCGCGATCGGTGCGCGACGTACGCCAGTGTGCCCAGCAGCAGCCGGGCCTGCGGGGGCCTGGCCGCGTCCAGCGC encodes:
- a CDS encoding LLM class flavin-dependent oxidoreductase codes for the protein MAVTVVRFNLVEPGATPASLGARYRAAVEMAAYADDRGITTVQTEEHHGAANNWLPSPFTFAGAVLGATRHLAVTVSAVIGPLHDPLRLAEDIAVLDLLSGGRLVTVAGIGYRPEEYALFDVEWKRRGRLQDELLETVLKAWTGEPFAFRGRTVRVTPRPYSDPHPLLLVGGSSKAAARRAARLGLPFFPSAHLPELEAYYKERLIEYGTEGWTMMPAAETPLLHIAEDPDRTWAEYGKHFLHEARTYASWQSGGIRSAVKSAATTVEQLRAEGVYRVLTPDECVGQGLDNLVLHPLAGGMPVEEGWRSLRLFAERVVPALGG
- the ftsY gene encoding signal recognition particle-docking protein FtsY, whose translation is METIILAVVIAVVVLGALGGLIVGSRRRKPLPPPPPSAPDITAPPAEPHVGDEAETPREEPRRTIEEVDLPDGSAPVAVEEPPFVEELPAPPIEVPEPTAGRLVRLRARLSRSQNALGKGLLALLSREHLDEDTWEEVEDILLTADVGVQPTQELVERLRERVRVLGTRTPQELRTLLREELVTLVGPDLDRTVRTEPETSKPGIVMVVGVNGTGKTTTTGKLARVLVADGRSVVLGAADTFRAAAADQLQTWGERVGAHTVRGPEGGDPASVAFDAVKEGKEMGADVVLIDTAGRLHTKTGLMDELGKVKRVVEKQAPLDEVLLVLDATTGQNGLVQARVFAEVVDITGIVLTKLDGTAKGGIVVAVQRELGVPVKLVGLGEGADDLAPFEPEAFVDALVGD